One genomic window of Ziziphus jujuba cultivar Dongzao chromosome 4, ASM3175591v1 includes the following:
- the LOC125420295 gene encoding 23 kDa jasmonate-induced protein, protein MAGNVFGNPVTDELVQELYPGTKVTRKLKAEVAFQYINSGGKDVDAKNFVYGLKDKYGNGISPKCMIYNATGDTLTYSGKHDWHGHVWQSPYPAKIQNGQWGAFLHVHPSWFAGSESAIVYRGFNGEGYLCDWMLSWGIPYVGDNHVYTEIRESRHYETDHWDYIKGLLENQSTKHEDTWNGCHSVVTIGEGTSPEFVGIITLDGVTTSSGK, encoded by the exons ATGGCAGGCAATGTATTTGGAAACCCCGTCACCGATGAGCTTGTGCAAGAACTTTATCCAGGCACAAAAGTAACTCGCAAACTCAAAGCTGAAGTGGCTTTCCAATACATCAACTCCGGCGGTAAAGATGTGGATGCTAAAAACTTTGTGTACGGTCTCAAGGACAAGTATGGCAATGGAATCTCCCCAAAGTGCATGATTTACAATGCCACTGGAGATACTTTAACGTATTCCGGCAAACATGACTGGCACGGTCATGTTTGGCAATCTCCATACCCTGCCAAGATTCAAAATGGGCAGTGGGGTGCTTTTCTCCATGTCCACCCTTCCTGGTTTGCAGGTTCGGAATCCGCCATTGTCTACCGTGGCTTCAACGGTGAAGGCTACCTCTGTGACTGGATGCTCTCTTGGGGCATTCCCTATGTTGGTGATAATCAT GTCTATACTGAAATCCGTGAAAGTCGTCATTATGAAACTGATCACTGGGACTATATTAAAGGCTTATTGGAAAACCAATCCACTAAACATGAAGATACTTGGAATGGATGTCACTCAGTTGTAACGATTGGGGAAGGCACTTCTCCTGAGTTTGTTGGAATAATAACCTTAGACGGTGTCACCACTTCAAGTGGTAAATAA
- the LOC107416218 gene encoding 23 kDa jasmonate-induced protein, translated as MAGNVFGDPITDEDVKILYPEKTDITRKDRAEVAFLNMNSKGRDANAKTFVNNLKERYGNGISALCMIFNATGDTLTYAGKNDWHGHVYESPYPAKIQNGQWGAFLHVHPSWFAGSESAVIYRGYNGDAYLCDWLLSWGIPYVGDNHAYTEIREARHYETDHWDYIKGLLENQSTKHEDSWNGCYSIVTIGEGTSPEYVGIMTLDGVTK; from the exons ATGGCAGGCAATGTGTTTGGAGACCCCATCACTGATGAGGATGTAAAAATACTTTATCCAGAGAAGACCGACATAACGCGCAAAGACAGAGCTGAAGTGGCTTTCCTAAACATGAACTCTAAGGGGAGGGACGCCAATGCAAAAACCTTTGTGAACAACCTTAAGGAAAGGTATGGCAATGGAATCTCTGCACTTTGCATGATTTTCAATGCTACCGGAGATACTTTAACATACGCCGGCAAAAATGACTGGCATGGCCATGTTTATGAATCCCCATACCCTGCCAAGATTCAAAATGGGCAGTGGGGTGCTTTTCTCCATGTCCACCCTTCATGGTTTGCTGGTTCGGAATCCGCCGTCATCTACCGCGGCTACAACGGCGACGCTTATCTCTGTGACTGGTTGCTTTCTTGGGGCATTCCCTATGTTGGTGATAATCAT GCTTATACTGAAATCCGTGAAGCTCGCCATTATGAAACTGATCACTGGGACTATATTAAAGGTTTGCTGGAAAATCAATCCACTAAACATGAAGACTCTTGGAATGGATGCTACTCAATTGTGACAATTGGAGAAGGCACTTCTCCTGAGTATGTTGGAATAATGACCTTGGATGGTGTCACTAAATAA